In a single window of the Olivibacter sp. SDN3 genome:
- a CDS encoding VOC family protein, with amino-acid sequence MKVKRIVTNIHTANIAKAQKFYGEILGLDTLMDFGWISTYGSDSKMQVQISFANEGGSGTPTPDISIEVDDVDSVFSQMKEAGFKITYGPTTEPWGVYRFFVRDPFNKLVNILSHVD; translated from the coding sequence ATGAAAGTGAAACGGATTGTTACGAATATCCATACAGCAAACATTGCAAAAGCCCAGAAATTTTACGGTGAAATACTTGGTTTAGATACGCTAATGGATTTCGGGTGGATCAGTACCTATGGAAGTGACAGCAAAATGCAGGTTCAGATCAGCTTTGCAAATGAAGGTGGATCAGGTACGCCAACTCCGGATATATCTATAGAAGTGGATGACGTGGACAGCGTCTTTTCTCAAATGAAAGAAGCTGGATTTAAGATCACATATGGGCCAACAACCGAACCTTGGGGTGTATATCGTTTTTTTGTTAGAGATCCCTTCAATAAGCTGGTGAACATACTTTCACACGTTGATTAG